The Solirubrobacter pauli sequence GTGGCGCTGGACGTCCTTGACCTGGACGGGCGCCTTGGCGCCGCCGTCCAGGGCGATCTCGAGGATCGCGCCGGAGTGGGCGAGCGTGTTGCGCAGGATGCGCGCGTCGACGGCGAAATGCGACGGCTCACCGTCGCCGCCGTAGATGACGCCGGGAACATTGCCCGCGCGACGTAGACGGCGGGTGGCGCGCGAGCCCTCGGGGTCGCGCGCAGTCAGTGAGAGAGTCGTATCGTCGGCCATGATCTGTAGGGTCACCGCGGGCAGGGTCCTTCGGCGCGATGAGCGGCCGACGATGGTAGCGAATCGGCGTCTGAGCGCTCGGCGTGAGGGGTAGACACACACCAATGTCCCCCGACGCGGAGCTGCTCGTGATCTTCGGAGTCCTCCATCTCGTGGCCCTGGTGCTAGGCGGTGCGCTGTTCCTGTTGTTCCTGCGATCGGACAACACGTCTACATGGACCGGTGACGACGAGGACGACTCCGGCGGTGGCGGCAACGACCGCGTCTCCGACAAGCCCAAGACGTCGCCGAACGGCGGCATCCCGCTGCCGTTCGCCATCCAGTCCGACAAGCGGCTGCGCTCGGGCCACGACAAGCTGGCCGACCCCGGCCGGCGTCAGGTCCGCACGCGCAAGACCCTCGAGCCGGCCCGGCCCGCGCGGCGCATCACGTCCCGGTAGGCGGGCCGAACTGCTGGGTCTGCTTGAACCAGCGCTGGATGTCGAAGAACGCGGGCTTCTTCACCCCGTCGTAGGTGACGAGGCCCTTCTGGTGGAGCGGAGCCGTCGGGCGCGGGTTGCCACCCTCCCAGCCCGGCCGGACCCAGAACTCGTTCAGCGCCCAGTAGACGACGCCGCTCAGCCACGGCTTCGAGCTCATGACCGTCATCTGGTAGTTGATCCACTCCTGCTGGAAGGCCCACGTGCCCTTCTCCTCGATCGGGCCGTCGCGGTTGGCCTCCGCGCCGAACTCCGTGACCATCAGGGCCTGGTTCGGGTAGCAGGCGCGCACCGCGTCCAGATAGCCGGACAGCTTCGTGCGGTCGAAGATCTGCCCGCTCGGGCCGGGATACCAGCCGAAGTAGTTGTTGAAGCCGATGACGTCGAGTGACTTGTACTGCTCGGCCTGGCACAGCGAGCTCGGGTAGGCCGCGACCGCGATGCCGACGGGGCGCGTCGGGTCGGCCTGCTTGGCGAACTTGACCGCTGCGTTGATGTAGGCCACCTGCACCGGGCCGGGCTGCGAGGACAGCTCGTTGCCGATCGACCACAGCATCGCCGACGCGTGGTTCTCGTGCGTCTCGATCATCCGGCCGACCTCGTCGACCGCCGAGCGGCGCACGGACGGCTCCTTCAGGACCGTGGTCGGGACGCTGTAGACGGGGACCTCTTCCCAGATCAGCAGGCCGAGCCGGTCGGCCAGCTCGTGCGTGTAGGGGTGCATCGGGTAGTGCGTGCGCAGCACCGTGCCGCCCGCCTCCCGCGTGAGGTTGACGAGCTCCTCGCGGCGCTCGTTGGTGATCGCGAACCCGTCGGCCTTGGAGTCCTCGTGCAGCCCCATGCCGCGCACGTTCAGCGGGGCGCCGTTCAGGAACAGCCGGCCCTGGGAGACCTTGATCGAGCGGATGCCGCTGTGCAGGCTGTACCCCGCGACCTTCTTGCCGTCCACGCGGACGGTGAACGAGACGTCGTAGAGGTTCGGGCTCTGCGGCGACCACAGCTTCGGGTCGGCGATCTTGACCGAGTCGGTGAACGAGGCGATCGCCTTCGGGCCGAGCGACTTGCTGCCGAAGTTCACGCTGCGGGTGCCGAACTTGCCGGTGAGCGTGACGCGCTGGCCGCGGTTCGTCACGTTGCGCAGGTTGAGGTTCATGCGCACGGTCGCGTCGCAGGTGCCGCAGTCGATCTCCGGGCGCACCTGCACGCGCTGGAAGTCCACCGTGTCCAGCTTCTTGAGGTACACCTCGCGCTGGATGCCGGAGTAGTTCCACCAGCCGCCCGACGGCACGCCGTCGGCGTTCTCGCGGGCGGGCGGGAAGTCGCGGTCCAGGCGGCGCGAGTCCACACGCACCACGAGCCGGTTCGTGCCGCGGCGCTTGACGCCCGCCGCGTCGAACTCGAACGGCAGGTACGCGCCGGCGTTCTCGCCGAGCGGCTTGCCGTTCAGCCACACCCGCGCGCGGTAGTTGACCGACTCGAAGCGGAACGCCC is a genomic window containing:
- a CDS encoding glycoside hydrolase family 2 protein produces the protein MARLRFLLPLFALLLVVPSSAHAADKPDEQALYKDGPDGRYLLDGDWLFRKDDADQGVKARWMRTASTAGWTTVKVPNVWNLGDPSNESMAGGVGWYRKDFELPSADSALAWAFRFESVNYRARVWLNGKPLGENAGAYLPFEFDAAGVKRRGTNRLVVRVDSRRLDRDFPPARENADGVPSGGWWNYSGIQREVYLKKLDTVDFQRVQVRPEIDCGTCDATVRMNLNLRNVTNRGQRVTLTGKFGTRSVNFGSKSLGPKAIASFTDSVKIADPKLWSPQSPNLYDVSFTVRVDGKKVAGYSLHSGIRSIKVSQGRLFLNGAPLNVRGMGLHEDSKADGFAITNERREELVNLTREAGGTVLRTHYPMHPYTHELADRLGLLIWEEVPVYSVPTTVLKEPSVRRSAVDEVGRMIETHENHASAMLWSIGNELSSQPGPVQVAYINAAVKFAKQADPTRPVGIAVAAYPSSLCQAEQYKSLDVIGFNNYFGWYPGPSGQIFDRTKLSGYLDAVRACYPNQALMVTEFGAEANRDGPIEEKGTWAFQQEWINYQMTVMSSKPWLSGVVYWALNEFWVRPGWEGGNPRPTAPLHQKGLVTYDGVKKPAFFDIQRWFKQTQQFGPPTGT